Proteins co-encoded in one Malus sylvestris chromosome 7, drMalSylv7.2, whole genome shotgun sequence genomic window:
- the LOC126628841 gene encoding uncharacterized protein LOC126628841, whose product MEKLKSLVPETLKRSIAASAADDLPRTCSSLADFLLHFEPFHQMVRDLADPEVALCGKNKEAALEAKQKGNKCFLRSDYAEALDCYTQALRVAPMDVDEDRNLVATLFTNRASVLQKLGLLRECVQDCNRALQTSSNYAKAWYRRGKANASIGNYEDAICDLDVAKVLELSMSGKRQIESEMKIISDQHKSTIPSEQDNENNSNIFDELRQMELQCVTTPEKGRGMTSTSDLPQASLVHTEDPFAMIILKPCRETHCHYCLNELPADKVPCTSCSIPLYCSQKCRIQAGGKMCWDYPSNQNILENLSANLEKYIVDTTLNVESETDTEHIPEHKHECKRVHWPAVLPSEIVLAGRVLVKSVIKRRGSTDTFHLSEISDLSHHYSKMPPETKLELHIYSAVLLYCLQHSDGFELPINGLSISQIVILISQIRVNSMTIVRMKSIDHHGLEDQFGKLTPWGEGLTSNMEQVKVGQAIYISGSLFNHSCRPNIHAYFLSRTLFIRTTEFVTSGVPLEFSYGPQVGQWDCKDRVKFLEDEYSFRCQCRGCLNVNFSNLALNGFHCVKPNCPGIVLDSGVVNIEREKLKYLPRIVSTSSVEPHLQVEEFNTDEINKLAPHVQPNNVFDINPGFCLKCGSYRDVESSSAAADKARTRIRRLRDAIVSQDVSSTVLLDALSSLGLLRSTFFAYNRSIAEAEDNLAQAFCLVGELQPAMEHCKASIEILEKLYNPNHIVIGYELVKLSSLQLSLGDRAAADSINRLYQIFSCYYGSHTYVIFPYLRFLRREKHISSLEDQLT is encoded by the exons ATGGAGAAGCTGAAATCTCTGGTTCCAGAAACCCTAAAGCGATCGATCGCCGCCAGCGCCGCCGACGATCTTCCTCGAACCTGCTCTTCTCTAGCCGATTTTCTCCTCCATTTCGAGCCCTTTCACCAA ATGGTGAGGGACTTAGCGGACCCAGAAGTAGCTCTCTGTGGAAAGAACAAAGAAGCAGCTTTGGAGGCGAAGCAAAAGGGCAATAAGTGCTTTTTGAGAAGTGATTATGCTGAAGCTTTGGATTGCTATACCCAG GCATTGAGAGTTGCTCCTATGGATGTAGATGAAGACAGAAATCTGGTTGCTACTTTGTTTACGAATCGGGCTTCTGTGTTGCAG AAATTGGGTCTTCTGAGGGAGTGTGTACAAGACTGCAATCGGGCACTTCAAACTTCTTCAAACTATGCAAAG GCATGGTATAGAAGGGGCAAGGCAAATGCTTCTATCGGAAATTATGAGGATGCAATCTGTGACTTGGATGTTGCTAAGGTTCTGGAGTTGTCAATGAGTGGAAAGAGACAGATAGAAAGTGAGATGAAGATAATTTCGGATCAGCATAAAAGTACGATTCCATCAGAACAAGATAACGAGAATAACTCAAATATTTTTG ATGAACTGCGCCAAATGGAATTACAATGTGTCACCACACCAGAGAAAGGAAGGGGTATGACTTCAACCAGTGACCTTCCTCAAGCCTCCTTGGTACATACAGAAGACCCTTTTGCAATG ATAATATTAAAGCCTTGTCGAGAAACTCACTGCCACTACTGCCTGAATGAGCTACCAGCGGATAAAGTCCCATGTACATCGTGTTCAATACCATTGTATTGCTCCCAGAAATGCCGTATACAAGCAGGAGGAAAAATGTGCTGGGATTACCCAAGCAATCAAAACATTCTTGAAAATCTGTCAGCCAATCTTGAAAAGTACATTGTAGATACCACTTTAAATGTTGAATCTGAAACAGATACTGAGCACATTCCTGAACATAAACATGAATGTAAACGTGTACACTGGCCAGCAGTATTGCCATCAGAGATAGTTTTGGCTGGCCGAGTGCTAGTAAAGTCTGTAATCAAAAGAAGAGGTTCCACTGATACTTTTCATCTTAGTGAAATTTCG GATCTTTCTCATCATTATTCGAAAATGCCTCCAGAAACGAAATTGgaattacatatatattctgCTGTATTATTATACTGTCTTCAACATTCCGATGGTTTTGAATTACCAATAAATGGGCTCTCTATTTCACAG ATTGTCATACTTATATCCCAAATTAGGGTGAACTCTATGACAATTGTTCGTATGAAATCCATTGATCATCATGGGTTAGAAGATCAATTTGGAAAGCTTACACCTTGGGGAGAAGGTCTAACTAGTAACATGGAACAG GTCAAAGTAGGTCAAGCAATCTATATATCTGGAAGTCTGTTCAACCATTCTTGTCGGCCAAACATCCATGCATATTTCCTTTCACGCACTCTCTTTATACGAACAACAGAATTTGTCACATCGGGGGTTCCTTTGGAATTTTCATATGGTCCACAG GTTGGGCAGTGGGACTGTAAGGACCGTGTCAAGTTTctggaagatgagtactcatTTCGATGTCAGTGTAGGGGTTGTTTAAATGTGAACTTTTCCAACCTAGCCCTAAATGGTTTTCACTGTGTCAAACCAAATTGTCCCGGCATAGTCTTGGATAGCGGTGTTGTTAACATTGAAAGAGAGAAACTTAAGTATTTGCCCCGTATCGTCAGCACTAGTAGTGTGGAGCCTCATCTTCAG GTTGAAGAGTTCAATACTGATGAGATCAATAAACTGGCTCCTCATGTGCAACCCAATAATGTTTTCGACATTAATCCGGGCTTTTGTTTAAAATGTGGTTCTTATCGTGATGTGGAATCTTCCTCTGCAGCTGCAGATAAAGCTCGGACGCGCATCAGAAG ATTACGGGATGCAATAGTCTCACAAGATGTTTCTAGTACAGTACTTTTGGATGCTTTAAGTTCTCTTGGTCTGCTGAGATCAACATTTTTTGCATATAACAGGAGCATTGCAGAA GCAGAAGACAATCTTGCGCAGGCATTTTGTTTGGTTGGAGAGTTGCAACCCGCAATGGAACATTGCAAAGCATCAATCGAG ATCCTGGAGAAGCTCTATAACCCTAATCACATTGTCATTGGATATGAACTTGTGAAGCTCTCATCTCTTCAGTTATCCTTGGGTGACCGTGCTGCCGCGGACAGCATAAACCGACTGTATCAAATATTTTCATGTTATTATGGGTCTCATACGTACGTGATTTTCCCGTACCTTCGATTTCTGAGGAGGGAGAAGCACATCAGTTCTTTGGAGGACCAACTCACATGA
- the LOC126630406 gene encoding probable pterin-4-alpha-carbinolamine dehydratase, chloroplastic, with protein MAMATTILCLPHLSLPPHRCHHYLPNLTTVPTRVRLGLRTQALGNDMLGDFGARDPFPAEIASGFGEKVLGSGNTEHKILIPNLSALSLSQLDCSPVSPLQPPMSEDDAKELLRKVVGWRLIVGEGGLKLQCLWKLRDYQCGVELINRIYKVVDSAGHFPNLHLEQPNQVRAELCTSSIGGLSMNDFIVAARIDDIKTSDLAPRKRVWA; from the exons ATGGCCATGGCGACCACCATCCTCTGCTTACCCCATCTCTCCCTTCCACCTCACCGCTGCCACCACTACCTACCCAACTTAACCACCGTTCCAACTCGGGTTCGACTCGGCCTGCGAACTCAGGCTCTGGGCAATGACATGCTGGGGGATTTCGGTGCCAGAGACCCCTTTCCGGCTGAGATAGCGAGTGGGTTTGGTGAGAAGGTGCTGGGCAGCGGCAACACCGAGCACAAAATCCTCATCCCCAATTTGTCTGCTCTCTCTCTGTCCCAGTTAGACTGCAGCCCCGTCTCTCCCCTCCAGCCTCCTATGTCGGAGGACGATGCCAAGGAGCTCCTCAGAAAG GTTGTTGGGTGGAGATTGATAGTGGGAGAAGGTGGGCTGAAATTGCAGTGCCTGTGGAAGTTGAGAGATTATCAATGTGGGGTTGAACTCATCAACAGAATTTATAAGGTTGTAGATTCTGCTGGGCATTTCCCAAATCTTCACTTGGAGCAACCCAACCAAGTTAGAGCAGAGCTATGTACATCTTCCATCG GAGGATTGAGTATGAATGATTTCATCGTGGCTGCCAGAATAGATGACATAAAAACATCAGATCTTGCGCCCAGAAAAAGAGTCTGGGCTTAG